The following are encoded together in the Acaryochloris thomasi RCC1774 genome:
- a CDS encoding tRNA (5-methylaminomethyl-2-thiouridine)(34)-methyltransferase MnmD — protein sequence MSDIQAQHLIPRLTADGSYTFFSSEFGECFHSHHGAEQEARGKFVIPTGIPERAQQGQLTILDICYGLGYNSAAALECIWQVNPNCRVTLVALESDGVVGKVAAANNYLQHWSPKIQNDLLQLCTDHQTNSSTLDAQLLIGDARQTIQSLAQGDFMADAIFLDPFSPPHCPQLWTVEFLTQVRHCLHSNGRLATYSCSAAVRTGLITAGFQIGSSSPVGRRTPGTIAALAADSNLPSLAAQELEHLQTRAAVSYRDPMLQDGTDTIRERRRQMQQCSELEPTRQWKNRWLSV from the coding sequence ATGTCCGATATTCAGGCGCAACATCTTATCCCCAGGCTAACGGCTGATGGGTCCTATACGTTTTTCTCGAGTGAGTTTGGCGAATGCTTCCATAGCCATCATGGGGCTGAGCAGGAGGCTAGGGGAAAGTTTGTGATCCCGACGGGTATCCCGGAACGGGCGCAGCAAGGCCAGCTGACGATCTTGGATATTTGTTATGGCTTGGGCTATAACAGTGCGGCGGCGCTGGAGTGCATCTGGCAGGTTAATCCCAACTGTCGGGTGACGCTAGTAGCCTTGGAGAGCGATGGGGTGGTGGGTAAGGTTGCTGCTGCAAATAACTATCTTCAGCATTGGTCCCCAAAAATTCAGAACGATCTATTACAGCTTTGCACCGATCATCAGACTAACTCTTCTACTCTTGACGCACAGCTCCTCATTGGAGATGCCCGCCAAACCATTCAATCCTTGGCACAAGGGGACTTTATGGCAGATGCAATCTTCCTTGATCCCTTTTCTCCGCCTCACTGCCCGCAGTTGTGGACCGTGGAATTTTTGACCCAGGTCCGTCATTGTCTGCATTCCAACGGAAGACTCGCAACCTATTCATGCTCGGCAGCTGTGAGGACAGGACTGATTACTGCAGGTTTTCAAATTGGCTCTAGTTCCCCTGTGGGTCGCCGCACACCCGGAACGATCGCTGCTCTCGCTGCTGATTCCAATTTGCCTTCCCTTGCCGCTCAAGAATTAGAGCATCTGCAAACCCGTGCTGCCGTTTCTTATCGAGATCCCATGCTGCAAGATGGTACGGATACTATTCGTGAGCGCCGACGCCAGATGCAGCAGTGCTCTGAGTTAGAGCCGACGCGTCAATGGAAAAATCGATGGCTGTCGGTGTGA
- a CDS encoding tryptophan halogenase family protein: MNQPIQKILIVGGGTAGWMTASYLTKALGNDVEISLIESDVVKKIGVGEATLPSLQQVFFNFLGIPEEEWMQQVNGSYKVGVKFVNWSQTPSPGRPDKSFYHIFGGMPTCEGIPLQQYWLRKHLAGETAGAMQYACYSEAALLDQKLSPVFCDRNPAMYYAWHFDAHLVAEYLTKWSTERGVNRIVDDVVEVALSPETGNIQSVLTKTGQQLTADLFIDCSGFRSLLLGKALSEPFIEMNDALLCDSAVATPVPHDDDQHGIEPYTSAIAMKHGWTWKTPMQGRFGTGYVYSSQSCSQDEATQEFQQLWNLDERQPLKHLKFRVGRTERAWVKNCVGIGLASSFLEPLESTGIYFIYATLYQLVKHWPSQALEPQLQKQFNRKVTWMFDDCRDFVQMHYFTTGREDTVFWQTNRYDLKKSDSIQEKLDLYKAGLPVGAVVSNSADYYSAFDFEFENFWSNSNYYCVLAGMGVYPDQSPPILEHNPQAVEKAEQIFADIRLRTNALAQQLPSTHQALQSLHQNHSFRAAA, encoded by the coding sequence ATGAACCAACCCATCCAAAAAATCTTGATTGTCGGCGGCGGCACTGCGGGCTGGATGACAGCTTCTTATCTGACCAAGGCGCTGGGCAACGATGTAGAGATTTCTCTCATTGAGTCAGATGTCGTCAAGAAAATTGGCGTCGGCGAGGCCACCTTGCCCAGCCTGCAGCAGGTCTTCTTTAACTTTCTAGGTATTCCTGAAGAAGAGTGGATGCAGCAGGTCAATGGTTCTTACAAGGTTGGGGTCAAGTTTGTTAACTGGAGCCAAACCCCATCGCCTGGACGGCCTGATAAATCCTTCTATCATATTTTTGGCGGGATGCCGACCTGTGAGGGCATTCCACTCCAGCAATATTGGCTGCGGAAGCACCTCGCAGGTGAGACGGCAGGGGCCATGCAGTATGCTTGCTATTCTGAGGCAGCGCTACTGGATCAGAAGCTGAGTCCGGTGTTTTGCGATCGCAACCCTGCCATGTACTACGCCTGGCACTTTGACGCTCATCTGGTCGCCGAATATCTCACAAAATGGTCAACAGAAAGAGGCGTCAACCGGATCGTCGATGACGTCGTTGAGGTTGCTCTATCCCCCGAAACTGGCAATATCCAGTCGGTACTAACCAAAACCGGCCAACAGCTAACTGCCGATCTCTTCATTGACTGCTCTGGCTTCCGTTCCCTACTGCTGGGTAAGGCACTCAGCGAGCCATTTATAGAAATGAACGACGCCCTCCTGTGTGATTCCGCCGTCGCCACACCCGTTCCCCATGACGACGATCAGCACGGCATCGAACCTTATACCTCAGCCATCGCCATGAAGCACGGCTGGACCTGGAAAACCCCAATGCAGGGACGCTTCGGCACCGGATACGTATATTCCAGCCAGAGCTGCTCCCAAGACGAAGCCACCCAAGAGTTTCAGCAACTTTGGAACTTAGATGAACGACAGCCCCTCAAGCATCTTAAGTTCCGCGTGGGCCGTACTGAGCGCGCCTGGGTCAAGAACTGCGTCGGCATTGGCTTAGCATCAAGCTTCTTAGAACCCCTGGAGTCCACCGGAATTTACTTTATCTATGCCACCCTTTACCAGCTCGTGAAGCATTGGCCATCTCAAGCACTGGAGCCACAGCTCCAAAAACAGTTCAACCGCAAAGTCACCTGGATGTTTGACGACTGCCGCGACTTCGTACAGATGCACTACTTCACCACGGGACGCGAAGATACTGTCTTTTGGCAGACTAATCGCTATGACCTGAAAAAGTCTGACTCGATTCAAGAAAAACTTGATCTTTACAAGGCTGGTTTACCCGTGGGTGCCGTGGTCTCCAATTCCGCCGACTACTATAGCGCCTTCGATTTTGAATTCGAGAATTTTTGGTCTAACTCTAACTACTACTGCGTTCTAGCCGGAATGGGCGTCTATCCAGACCAAAGTCCACCGATTTTAGAGCACAACCCGCAAGCTGTTGAGAAAGCTGAGCAGATCTTTGCCGATATTCGTCTGAGAACCAACGCTCTGGCTCAGCAGCTACCCAGCACCCATCAAGCACTACAGAGCCTACACCAAAATCACTCATTCAGAGCCGCTGCGTAG
- a CDS encoding DUF4079 domain-containing protein, with protein MSLSALLKALFTYFHPVLMWTVFALCIYAMYLGLKVRKIRAVAGEERKQLIKGRFHIKHHQVGAILLSLMVLGSIGGIGVTYVNNGKLFVGPHLIAGLGMTGLVAIAASLSPFMQRGSLMARNFHLAVSAIILGLFGWEAFTGMEIVQKIMNQS; from the coding sequence ATGAGCCTCTCTGCTCTTCTCAAGGCCCTATTTACCTATTTCCATCCGGTGCTGATGTGGACGGTGTTCGCGCTCTGCATCTATGCCATGTATTTGGGTCTCAAAGTTCGAAAGATCAGAGCCGTGGCGGGAGAGGAGCGCAAGCAGTTAATCAAGGGCCGATTCCATATCAAGCATCATCAAGTCGGCGCCATTTTGCTGTCCCTGATGGTTTTGGGATCCATTGGCGGCATTGGGGTGACCTACGTTAATAACGGCAAGCTATTTGTCGGACCACATTTGATCGCGGGTCTGGGAATGACAGGGTTAGTTGCGATCGCAGCTAGCCTATCTCCGTTTATGCAAAGGGGCAGCCTCATGGCCCGCAACTTCCACCTGGCCGTGAGCGCAATCATTCTCGGTCTCTTTGGCTGGGAAGCTTTCACAGGCATGGAGATTGTCCAAAAGATTATGAACCAGAGTTAA
- a CDS encoding HAD family hydrolase: MQHNAHDAATEGAVSRDLEALIFDMDGVLCDTMPFHLAAWLQYSSTVPELAGASQERLEQMGGKRNQELLPELLGRPVPKADVRRWGAEKEAVYRDMIRGRIEWLPGLVEFLTQAQAKGLRLGLGTSACRENVELLLAHENLGDFFEVRVIDADVERGKPDPQCYSLVAERLGIAPEKCLVFEDATAGVQAARNAGMACWGVLTTCSAVALHDAGAEYCIKNFQDSCLPVIMPQASV, translated from the coding sequence ATGCAACACAACGCTCATGATGCAGCGACAGAGGGCGCTGTGTCGCGCGATTTAGAAGCACTGATCTTTGATATGGACGGGGTTCTCTGTGACACGATGCCGTTCCATTTAGCTGCTTGGCTGCAGTACAGCTCCACCGTTCCTGAGCTAGCTGGGGCCAGTCAAGAGCGGCTAGAGCAGATGGGAGGTAAGCGCAATCAAGAGCTTTTGCCTGAGCTGCTTGGTCGCCCTGTTCCTAAAGCGGATGTTCGGCGCTGGGGAGCTGAGAAAGAGGCTGTTTATCGAGATATGATTCGAGGCCGCATTGAGTGGTTACCTGGCCTCGTCGAGTTTTTAACTCAGGCCCAGGCTAAGGGACTGCGGCTGGGTCTAGGAACCTCTGCTTGCCGAGAAAATGTAGAGCTATTGCTTGCCCATGAAAACCTGGGTGATTTCTTTGAGGTGCGGGTCATTGATGCTGATGTTGAGCGGGGTAAGCCGGACCCGCAATGTTACTCGCTAGTGGCTGAACGGCTTGGGATCGCGCCAGAAAAGTGCCTGGTGTTTGAAGATGCAACGGCGGGCGTGCAGGCGGCTCGCAATGCGGGGATGGCCTGTTGGGGAGTGCTGACCACCTGTTCTGCGGTCGCGCTCCATGATGCTGGAGCTGAATACTGCATCAAAAACTTTCAAGATTCTTGTTTGCCCGTTATCATGCCTCAAGCATCGGTTTAA
- a CDS encoding DUF2752 domain-containing protein translates to MSRQGCRRRWGFLGLFSTPLLGAVTYGQGYKLSFLACPIRHFTGVPCPTCGMTRSFTAVAQGHWGPAINFHLFGPALFVVLSGTVLHLAVELATRQRYSTVYTQLINRRSFQIVSLCIYLGYYWVRLVWLGYPDEF, encoded by the coding sequence TTGTCTAGACAAGGTTGTCGTAGACGTTGGGGATTTTTAGGACTCTTCTCAACACCGTTGTTAGGAGCTGTTACCTATGGCCAGGGATATAAGCTGTCATTTTTAGCCTGTCCTATCCGGCATTTCACAGGGGTTCCCTGCCCGACCTGCGGGATGACGCGATCATTTACGGCAGTTGCCCAAGGTCACTGGGGGCCAGCCATCAATTTCCATTTGTTTGGCCCTGCCTTATTTGTTGTCTTGAGCGGGACTGTTCTGCACCTCGCTGTCGAGCTAGCAACTCGACAAAGATATTCCACGGTTTATACCCAATTAATCAACCGCAGAAGTTTTCAGATTGTGAGTCTCTGCATATATTTAGGGTATTACTGGGTGCGTTTGGTCTGGCTTGGCTATCCTGATGAATTTTGA
- a CDS encoding DoxX family protein, translated as MAKTASVTAVEESPSLLSLLFSSNQDSNLLFQLAWTALRVIAGGMMIHNGVGKLLDVQGFASYVVSQTMGLPFPTFLTYCAAYTEIIGAVLLILGLLTRPAAIGLLFTMVMAVYFHICEDGFVIASFETAALYAGMYLFCVFNGGGLFSIDSLIAKQLEKSNS; from the coding sequence ATGGCAAAAACAGCATCTGTAACAGCAGTCGAAGAGTCACCGAGCCTACTCTCACTGCTCTTCAGCTCCAACCAAGATTCCAATCTCTTATTTCAACTGGCGTGGACTGCCCTACGAGTGATCGCAGGAGGCATGATGATCCACAACGGCGTCGGTAAGCTATTAGACGTGCAGGGGTTTGCATCCTACGTTGTGTCACAAACAATGGGGCTACCGTTCCCGACCTTCTTGACTTACTGCGCCGCCTACACCGAAATCATCGGGGCAGTCCTGCTGATTCTGGGCTTACTGACCCGCCCTGCGGCTATCGGCTTGCTCTTCACAATGGTGATGGCAGTTTACTTCCACATTTGCGAAGACGGGTTCGTGATCGCGTCCTTTGAAACAGCAGCACTCTACGCAGGGATGTACTTGTTCTGCGTATTCAACGGCGGTGGTTTATTTTCTATTGATAGCCTCATTGCGAAGCAACTAGAGAAGTCTAATTCCTGA
- a CDS encoding DUF975 family protein, protein MNNPNQNDLNAVMQRGYTVDIGGFITRGWEILQEDMGNFIGFTLLMAGLLVAVGIVVLVMFITIIGIPFAILLALLAGPLVIAPLSAGFFVFAFKKIKRQPTEFSDFFKGFQNNNFLPIFLSSLVISLITAVCSAPGQIVNYIAVFSSIGSESYEPSVVLQAISGLLSLVGSIAGACITAFYCFSVPFIVARKMPFWTAMEASRKLVMRQWFGIFLLLIVLTLINIAGLIPCGLGLILTVPLTSCVIAAAYESIVGLPTSDLSQT, encoded by the coding sequence ATGAATAATCCGAATCAAAATGATCTTAATGCTGTAATGCAGAGAGGCTATACCGTTGATATTGGCGGCTTTATCACCCGGGGCTGGGAAATTCTGCAAGAAGACATGGGAAACTTTATTGGCTTCACTTTGCTGATGGCGGGCCTTTTAGTCGCTGTCGGTATTGTTGTTCTCGTCATGTTTATTACAATCATTGGCATCCCGTTTGCCATTCTGCTGGCGCTGCTAGCCGGTCCACTTGTGATTGCTCCCCTCTCCGCAGGTTTTTTCGTCTTTGCATTCAAAAAGATAAAGCGACAACCAACTGAGTTCTCGGACTTCTTTAAAGGATTTCAGAATAACAACTTTCTGCCAATTTTTCTGTCTTCACTTGTGATCAGTCTGATTACTGCTGTTTGTAGTGCGCCAGGACAGATTGTGAACTACATTGCAGTATTTAGTTCTATTGGTTCTGAAAGCTATGAGCCGAGTGTTGTCTTGCAAGCTATATCTGGGCTCTTAAGCCTTGTTGGTTCTATCGCGGGTGCTTGTATCACCGCTTTCTACTGTTTTAGTGTTCCATTTATTGTGGCGCGCAAAATGCCTTTCTGGACCGCGATGGAAGCTAGCCGAAAATTAGTCATGCGGCAATGGTTTGGTATATTCCTGCTCCTGATTGTGCTGACTCTGATCAATATTGCAGGTCTAATACCCTGTGGCTTGGGCTTAATACTCACCGTCCCATTGACGTCGTGTGTGATTGCCGCAGCCTATGAAAGCATCGTAGGCTTACCTACCTCTGATCTCTCGCAGACATAA
- a CDS encoding TM2 domain-containing protein: MTNTNAEANSKKMVAGICGILLGALGVHKFVLGYTKEGLIMLLVSVLTCGFASPVMGVIGLVEGIMYLTKSDEEFYTTYMAAEKGWF, from the coding sequence ATGACTAATACTAATGCTGAAGCCAACAGCAAAAAAATGGTAGCGGGTATCTGCGGCATTCTTCTCGGAGCGCTTGGTGTTCATAAGTTTGTGCTGGGCTACACCAAAGAAGGACTGATTATGCTGCTTGTCTCAGTTCTGACCTGTGGTTTTGCCTCTCCTGTTATGGGAGTTATTGGCTTAGTTGAAGGGATTATGTACCTTACGAAGTCGGACGAAGAATTTTATACAACGTATATGGCAGCTGAAAAGGGCTGGTTCTAG